TGAGAAATTAACAATCCAGgctctgaaaaaaaaaaaaaacgacaAACCCCCAAAGCTAACTAGTTACTCACAGTAGTAAGCATGAAAATTAAGCTCCTGGGCTTCATATAACAATGAAAGCGCGGCAACGATGATAGAGCTTCGAAACAACCTATAAAGATAGCTAGACATAGGATTCGGACCTCGGGGTGGTGTTCGGCTTGATACAGTGACGCAGCAAAAGGGTCACACCGTCCGTATCTCGGCTCTACCGCCTACAAAACACCCAAGTCATGCTACAAGGTGCCCAAAATGTCCGCAGCACCTGCACCAAGGTTTGGAGGTCATTTTCTATTCAGCAGAACGGATTTTAGAATGAGCCACAATAGCCACCTGGCGAATCTTGCAGAatcctacaacatatacaaGCAAGCAGTGGGCACAAGAGTGTTACGCTTTTGCTGCATCATTATACATCCCCTCTAAGACGTTGATCTATCACTTCCAAGAAAATGTTGCGACGCCAACGGCTGGGAAAATAGTTACAAGACAAATTACGAAAGGAACCAGGCCAATGACCATGCAATTGGGTTGTTTGAAGCATTAAATTGATCGGAAATCCCAGACCATTGTATCGCTAAAAAAAATTGACTAGTGGATATAAACAGCCCGTGCAAGAAACAACCCAAGACAGTAAAGTCGTAAAATTTTGAACAATTTTTGAGGTGCGCTCAGAGAACGCTCCAACCCCGAATTCTGCAGGAGAAGAAATCTAGTTCATCTGGCGGATGAGACCGTTGATGTTCTCCTCGCGGTTACCAGTATCACCACCCTCGATGTAGTGCTTGAACTTGCGAGTGCGGAAACCACCGTTAGGGTTGGAGAGCTTGAAGGGCCAGAGGAAGTTGTTGGCCTGCTTGAAGTTGGGGCCAACAGTGTAGATCTCGTGGATCAAATCCTCCATGCAGACAATGCCGAACTTGCCGAGGTGCTCCTCAATGATCTGGTTGTCGGTGAGAGGAGTACGCTGCTTGTCGACCTTTCCGTAACCACGCTTGTAAAGAAGCTCGCGGACGGACTTCAAGTTGGGGTATCCATAGGCGATGTAGGGGTTGACGATGGTCAACATCTCCTGGGTAGCCTTGGTGAGACGAATGAAAGTACCAGAGTTGATCTGGAGCAGACGCAGGAGCTGGAGAATCTTGCGGGGCTTAGGAGCAATCTTGTTGATACCCTTGATACGGACAACGAAGACGAGCTTGGGCTCACCCTCAACGTAGAAGCTACCCTCCTGGCGAGCAACACGGTTGAGGCGAATCTTCTCACGCTCAGCGGTGCGGTACTCCTGAACGTAGGACTCGGCACGCTTGAAGATGACACCACGCTTCTCCTTGTTGGCCTAATGAATCACAGTCAGTATAACAGTTCTCCAATGTATTGTGAAGAAAACGGCAAGTTGTTTGTGCAACTAATGTCAGACCCGAAAGATGGTTGACAGACGACAGCATTGACCGTGGTAGCGGCCTAGTCATCGTGAATGGTGTTATGCATCATGTAGTTGGAAGGGATATCGTGGCAATGGGAGAGGAAAGACGGGAAAAACCGaccttcttggtcttctcggcctcggcaCGGCGCTCAGCGCGGGCAGCCTCTTGGGACTTGCGCTTCTTCAGAAGGGTCTCGGGAACGAGGACCTGGTTCTGGGTGGGAACGGAGCTGTGCAATGTTAGAGCAGTCTGAACAAAATAGATCAAGACTGAGACAATTCGCCGAGTGAAAGAATTGCAGCATATAGCGCCACATTCTCAACTGAAGGCATATTTAAACTCGACGAAATGTCTTTAATCAGTGAGAGCCAAGGCATTGGAGTTTACGATCGATTACGATTTGGAACTGACTATGCATGTTTCCAGCATGGTGTTCGCAAACCCGATCACCCGCAATGTGCCATTGATGCCTTCATCCGACAAAACCCCGAACAATTAATGTTTAGGAAATATTTGTTGACACTCTTTCGTCTCAGGATCATGACACTATTACCGTATCATGAGCGCCCGGCAACGATAGTTCACAACAATATTTTTGGAGGAGAAGGCGCCAGGCGCTTTCAACCTCAAAACTCCATCACCCTCTTTAAATCCGAATTTTGCTCTGCGACAGACAACAAGTATATCCGAGAGAATTGGATTCAAATTGGAGGGCAGGAAGGATCGAGCTGGTGCCTAACCGTCATCGTTGTGGACAAACGGCTGGCCTCCCCAGCGAGAAGGACGACTATACCCGCAACCTTACAAACTCAGGCAGAGATTGAATCGGTCTTAGGAGGAAGTCATTGGGAATCATACGTGATAGCGGCCATTTTGAAGGTCCGGACGAGGTCGAGAGTCGGCTGGTTGTCGAAGGATGTCAAAGGAAGGAGAAAAAGTTTGAGGGAAAGGAATGTAAGAAGCGACTTCGCTTGTGTGGGTGCGGGTCCCCTAACCATATGCGGCTAGCCTTTGAACTTCCCACCGCTAACCCGTTATGTAGTCAGCCCTTATCGCATACACGATAAGGGCTAACCTCTTATCAGATAACTTCACGGGTGTCTGACCCGCCCGGGGTAACCACATAGAATCAAGACTAGTTATCAAGTGATACCTACCTCCCTTTACACTCCACACACTATGTCTCGTCGCGGAGTTGGCCTCGGGGCCTTTGCAAGTCGAACCCAGGCAACGCAATCTTATGCTGCTCATGGCGCCAATCTCCGCTCTAAACATACTTCCTCCTTGCAGACCCAGTTGTCGGTTTTCCAGTCGTTGCTACACACATTTGCGCTAGAACATAGCTCTACTATCAAATCCAACCCGACATTCCGAGCAGAGTTTGCACGCATGTGCAACACCATTGGGGTTGATCCCCTTGCCGCAAGCAACATCAAAGGCAAGAATGGCCGTCGAGGACTGGGAGAGGGGGCCAGCTTCTGGACCCAGATTATGGGCGGAGACATGAATGACTTTTACTTCGAAGTTGCAGTTAGAGTTGTAGAGTTATGCAGAGAGACCAGGAGTGAAAATGGGGGCCTGATTGGTGTTGAGGAGTGTCGGAAGCGAGTGGGGAAGGGCAAGGCGATCGGGAGTGGGCTGGAGGTTTCAGAGTATGGAGTTGCACCTTCAGAAAATGTGAGTGTCTATACAAATGACTAATTGAACTATTTGCTCAACAGTGACGACATCCTACGAGCAGTTCGGTCTCTCGAGCCTCTTGGCTCTGGGTTCTCCGTCGTCAAGGTCGGCAGCAAGCAGTACATTCGGTCCATTCCTAAAGAACTCAACACCGATCAGGCAACAGTCTTGGAAGTGATTCAGGTGTTGGGATTTGTGAGCGTTTCAATGCTGTGTTTGAACCTCAAATGGGAAAAAGCTCGAGCACAAACTGTAATCGATGACCTGCTTGCTGATGGTCTAGTCTGGTTGGATGCTCAGGGCCCTGAGGAAGAATACTGGTCTCCCCAAAATCTTCTAGAGGATAGTGGATGACTGCAGGAGACTCTTACGATTCGCATGAAAATCACACCATCATAATGCTTCGTGCGGTCATCCCTCGAGCCACACCTTTCTGGACAAATCCCAATTCACAAATGTGTGACTCTCGAGTTTTTTTCCTACTTAAACATTGAGGATGCATTCAACAGTCGGCACTTCGAGGGGGGCCAACATTTACCCTTCCCTTCTGCATCCGTTGGTCACACTATGGCGAGCTACAGTTTGTTCGATgccattttcttgggctttTGCCTACGGGCATTGGAACTTCAAATAGAGGCCACCCAATTCACGTAGAGGCATTCAAACCTGAGTGATATGCAGACACTATGGCAAGGATCAAGTGCAAGTGATCGTACACAAGATGAATTCgccaagagagaagaaaattcTGTATTAACTGATATTGTCCTACCACAAGAATAGCCGGCCGTGTTTGTGGCCTTGTGGCGTCGTCTTGCCTGTTTGCGAGATGGAAAATTTCTACTACTTTGGAAATTTGGTGCTCACTCAATAGCACTCACACGACTTATTCTAGTTTTCTTGCTAATCTGACGAATCCGAAGTTTATTCATCTCAATTTTGGGTGTATGGGTGATGCGGCATTGCGTGATATGGAGTGGCAAGCATGTAACATATTCCCCATAAGGGAGCTATTTATTAAATTCCTCACATCCCCCTGAAGAGGAATTGTCCGTTGATTTCAACTAAATTTGAACTAATCAACAATATTGCACATCCTGCTATCATGTCCCAATCTAGTGTTCCAGCGACGGATCCCGCTGTCTACGCTGAATACGAAACCACATGGTCCAATCTCCCGGATACAGAAGAAGGGTGGATTTTTAGAGCCCGGGATGTCTCCGAGGTGCTAGCTAAGGACGCAGCTCAAAGAGATCAGGAGAACAAATCGCCGCGTGCCGAAGTGGCCCTGCTCAAGCACTCGGGGTTGACAAAGCTTCTGGGACCTAAGAAGTATGGTGGTGGCGAGCAATCCTGGAGCGTTGGATATAGGGTTATCAGAGAGGTTGCAAAGGCAGATGGGTAACACTGAAACATCTCCCGTGTCTCCCAAAGATAGTTCCTAATAAGAAGACAGATCTATCGGGATGCTGCTTGGCTATCACCTTCTCTGGTCTACCATTGCAAATCTGGTGGGCACTCCTGAACAAGCCGACCAAACCCATCAGTTGATTATTTCAAATAACTACTTTGTCGGTGGCGCCGTGAATCCCCGCGACAGTGATCTGAAGATCACTCCAGATGGAGAGCAAATCGTATTCACTGGAAACAAGCACTTCAACACTGGAGGTGTTGTGTCTGACCTCACAGTCCTTGAAGGTGTATTGGATGGTACCCAGGATCATATCTTTGCTTTGGTCGAGACCCGACAGCCCGGCATCCAGTTTGCTCACAACTGGCACAACATCGGGTTGCGGCTGACCGAGTCTGGAGGCGTGAAGATAGAGAATGTCCGTGCGTCTTGGTCAGATGCACTGGGCTGGGATGCAGCTACAAAAAAGCCTCGCGATGATACTCTAAATATCGCATTCTCTACTCTACTCCTGCCAACGTAAGTGCTGTCTATGCCATTTCGCATGCCATGCTCCCCCGGTAATTCAGTGGCTGAATGCTTACTTCGCTCTCCCCTACAGCATCCAACTGGTCTTCAGTAATTTCTACCTGGGCATTGCTCTCGGGGCTTTGGATTTTGCCTCCAAATACACCAAAACCGCAACGCGTGCTTGGCCTTTCGGTGGCGATAACAAGGAATCAGCAACGGATGAGTTCTACATCCTCGAACGCTATGGTAACTTCTTTGCGCATCTGCGTGCCACAGAAGCCCTTGCCGATCGAGCAGGTGATCAGCTCTCGGGGCTTTATGCTCGATATCAAGCGCAGAAATCCGGCCTTACCGCCCAGGAACGTGGAGAGGTTGCGGAGTGGGTGGCTAGCATCAAGGTGGTTGCCACGGATGTCGGACTGATTGTCACTTCTGGTGTATTTGAAGTGACTGGAGCCCGGGCCACTGCTTCAAAGGTTGGATTGGATCGATTCTGGCGGGATATTCGAGTACACTCTCTTCACGATCCGGTAGCGTACAAGAATCGGGAATTGGGTCGATATGCACTACTGCACGAATTGCCTGAGCCTAGTTGGTATACTTAGGTGGTATAGAGTATAACAAATTCCATATTGATGCATTTCAATCTGAATATGATTATAAATATAGGGTCAAGTAGGGTCAAGTTACGTATGCAAAAGACAACGTGGAGGGTCTCAAGGGTCTACAGACAAGAGCCCCGCACGCGGGCCGATTACCTTTTTTGGtccaacttttttttttttttttttcttttttttttcctcctccattcttttcctcctctgTGGAAAATCATTCGACAACTGTGGACAGTTCACTGGTTGATACCTTGTCTTTATTGGACTATCATATATCATCTCTATTCAATTTCAGAATCATCGAATCCATTTTAACAACCACCAATATGTCGGACGACCAAAAGCAATATGTGACTTACAACGAGGTAAGATTTCCAGTCTATGGACTAGTCACCATCTTGTTGTGttattcaaaaaaaaaaaaaacatgttGTATGACATAGAAGACTTCGCATATGGACAGCAACAACAAGATCCCCCTCAACCCCGCAAAAAATACAGATTGTCTTATCGCAGTCCACATTGATTTCCCAAAGAACTTATTAAAAGATCCAAAAAGACTAATGCAACATCCTCAACAGGTCCACAAGCTCTGTAAGAACTCGGCGGAAGAGATTCTCAAGTTCAAACCTGACCTTATGATCGCCattggcggtggtggttACATTCCTGCCCGAATCCTGCGGTACGTCCAATCCACTAGTATCCTTTCTTCTCGACGATACTAATCCCTACTCGCCAAACAGCTCCTTCCTGAAGAAGCCCGGCAACCCTAACATTCCTATCCAGGCCATCGGTCTGTCTCTCTATGAGGACTTGGGCAAAGGTGGCGCCGAGGAGGCACCCGGTACCGAGGTCAAGCGTTTGCAATGGCTCGATATGAGCTCTTCAGAGATGGCCAACTTGGTTGGCAAAAATGTTCTTATCGTCGACGAGGTTGATGATACCCGCACAACCCTACAATACGCCGTGGAGGAGCtcgagaaggatgtcaaggAAGCTCGGAAGCTGCTCGGTCCCGAGGACGAGAAGAAGAACCTGGAGACTAACTTCTTTGTCTTCGTTCTGCACGTATGTCTTTTTGTCTCTCTGGATTTCGATGGATTTGGCTGACAACTGGAATAGAACAAGAAAAAGGCCAAGAAGGGTGAGCTGCCTAAAGAGATGACCGAGAACGACAAGCGTTACCTTGCTGCGGTCACCACGGGGGATGTCTGGATCTGCTACCCTTGGGAGGCTGAGTATGTTATACCCCAAACTTTCTCCCCTCTGGATTCTGGCTGATTGTTTCCCTTCTCTTCCCGCAGAAACATTGAAGAGCACGATGCCCTGGCCAAGAAAAGCCCTATCGTCGACATCTCGGGCAAGAGCCCTATCGTCACAGAACCCTCCACCAAGGTTGCTTAAGCGAATGATTGCATTATCATAAGCATTCCATTTTGCGCGGCGCTCTGACAATTTAAATCGAGCACAAACAAAGCCCTCGACTTTCCAGTCCATGCTCAGACCAGCTGCATAAATCTGAGCATGTAACTTTTACGATATCCTTGATGAATTTCCATAGAAAAgctcttcttttttggcAGATTGGCATAGTAGTCTGCCCCTAAAAGAATTTTTGACTTGAAATTGCTCTTGCACCCATTTCATTTTtaagcctttttttttctgaaaGAAAATGCACCAGTAATCACCGGGGGTTTTGTTATGACGACCAATTGACCAACCGGAAACCTGGGCCTTGAGTCCGTTGTCATTGTTTTGCGGACAGTGAATAGTAGACGGGTATCAAGAGAAAATAGCATTGGGAGCGAAACAAAAAATGAGCGAAACAAAAAATCTCTGGAGAACAATAGTGTTTAATTCTGATTCGGCGCAGCCTTACCGATCCTGCGAAGACAAAAGCCTCAAGCACTAATCCACAGCCTGAACTTCTCAGACTCACACCCAGATCCTGTCTGCCTAGGTTCTGGATCCGAGTATATGGTTATCAGCCTAATCCATGCGCATATCGATCTCTCATTTAATCGACTTCAACCTTGCCTTGGCGTAACTCCACTTTGGCAAGCTCGATCTCCTTTTGTAGCTCGGCGTGTGCCTCGGGGACATCGTTGAAGGTGAAGATCGCCACACCCAGGCGGGCGAGGAGGTAGCAAGCGAAGACAATAAGCGCGTAGAATGGGAGCTGGGTGGTTGTAGGTTAGTTTTCCCTTCATCGACGCATTCGAGAACTTGATTGGGGGTCGGGGTTGAAGGGGTGGGTAACGTACAACCGGAATGACTTCAGCCTGGACAGTCTCGTTCAAGGGAACGAGtccaagaaaaagagaaaggtAGAGCTGATCGATTGTCAGTAAAATCCATGCGGGATTGTGTTCCTTTCTGAGATGGAGGGACTTCGTAGCCTACCGAGGagacaaggagaagaacGGAGAGGGTCTGGACAGCGCGCGTCATGTTGAAATCGGTAGATGAGATATGAGATTCACAAGGGAGGGGAGAGAGGTCAATTGTGAAGATAGCACCGGTTTATTGAAGCAAAAATGAGGGACTCGGGGGTGTTGCAGTGCTGTATGCGGCAAAGGCCAGCTTGGGCGATGCGCTTCTTGGCACCCGGACCTGGTCACTGGTCTTGTGTACCTGTTCAGTCTATACCTGTTCAGTCTATAGTGACATCTAAAGGAGACATTTAGATTTCAAGAGACTACCATATGAATCATTTTGATAAACATGACTATTCGTCTATATCTAATTCTCCCATGTGCTTGAAAGTAATCTAcgaaaattaaaaaaagagagaagaacgAACATGGGCAGTTCCATCTGCTTTGAGCGCGCGGGCTCCACCTGGGCAGTGTGCTGGTTTATGTAAGCAATCGACTTGGACTCGAATAAACGCCCAAGATCCAATTTCGAAATCTATGGAGTTAGTTACAGCATGTTCTTTTGAGCTTGAACATTTTCACAGGCGCTATAACCATAAATCAGGCAGCATGTTCTTATATGTTTATGTGATAAAAACACTACCTCATAGCTTGGCCTCATATGCTCATGATCTATAAAACAATGATCACCCTTCCTGAACCTCACCCAAGAACCTCACGACCTTGCCGCCATACTGCTCCTTAGTGCCTATGCTCAGAACTTCAACCATCCCGGTAATGGAACTCCCATAGCTACCTGGCGCCACTTCTAGACCCCAAAGCTGCGTAGCAGCATTGTCCATGGCGGTCTGCACCCAGCCGGGATCCAAAACAAACGCATTGAGCCACTCATTCTCGGCGTTGATCCGAACGCCGTACCAGTTGACAATCGACTTCGATGCGCCACATGCCGCACTTCGGACTGGGGTTTGATGCTTAGAGACAACTAGTTTCCATCTACTGTGTCCCAAATCCGAGCAGACATACGCGAGACCACTGGCGCCGGATCCCACAATGGCATAGATGGGCTTTCCGGTCGACTTCTACGGCAGATCACGTGTAGCCTGGTACAACGACACGACGCTTAACTCGTCAACTTCAATATGCCCGACTACATCCTCCACGATTGGACATAATTCGGCGATGCCGGCGTTAGCGACAACAATGTCGAGATGGCCGATGCCCTGGTCGGTAGTTTCTCTGACAGAATCAAAAGCAGACTGCTCGACGCTCGTTTCATACTTGACTATAATGACATGGCTGCCCTTGCCTTTGGACAGCTCGGCAAGTGCCTGGGCGGTCGTGTGCGCTGGATCACGGATGGCAGCTATAACAATCTATCGTGGATTTAGTGTCAGTGACTACATCGAATTGCAAATGCAAAATGAGACCAGAAGCATTGATATGGTCCAGTTCAGCGGCGAAACCCTTGACCAGCCCTTGACCCAAGCCACGATTGGCACCGGTGATGAGTACAATGATAGGGGCCATTGTGAGTTACAAAGATTATTCTAGAGCTCAATAATCAGATTTAGAAAAAGGCAATGGGAATTTGCGTCCACTTGAATGACTCGAGGTGGGTCCGGTCAAATGTAGAGAAACTGAAGTATAACGCCTTGTATGTGTTCGACTAAATGTGCACCTATAGATGTCTTTAAGCGAGAGTCGAACAAGCACTGTTGATTATTAATCCATAGATATCCCATACCTTATCTCCAATCTCCGGCCCTCAACTATCTGATTGCAGATGCAGTGTGATCACTGCAATCTGTACCCCCGACCCGAATGGCTGATTTATCACCATCTCGATGGATAATTGCGTGGTTGATAACGAATTCATGTACTTCTATTGACCTGAGAGGGAAAAGTGGCCACCTGTGTACTGGTGGCACTATAATTCACCGAGATAAATTAGAATTTAACGCAGTTACCTGCTCTCAGAATCAAATGGCAAAAGTGAAACTGATGACGATCCGGTAGTTTACAACTAAGATGTAACGAACATATGGAAACCAACACCAAAAACGACTGGTTTGAAGCCAGAAATGGCTGTAACTGCTAGTGGCAGGAGGGTTAAATACAACGAACCCGGGGTTTAACGAGCCAAATCTGGTGTATCAAAATTTCCCTCTTGCTATCTCGTACGAACTTCTTTGGTTCGCCATTCTTCCTTGTATAGAATTTGTTAAATTGGGGTTTAACCACACCATTTTCAACAGTTTcaaccaatcaaaatgcCTTGTCCATCGATCCTAGAGTAGTTTTGATCCTCCTAGATATCAGTAAGGATGATGTTAGGTTACAGAAACCTACGTTCTACGCCAAAGTTAAAGCTATCCAGGCCTTGCGCCCCCTGTATTTGTATACAGAGCCGCAATACCAGGGTGCAACCAAACTAATAAGAGCGCCTGATGGGCATAACAAATAATTTGTTGGATGCAATGAAAACATCGGGAGCCCCGAGATCACGTTCCCGAGCGTGCCCTAGACCCTACGCCAAGGAATCAATTTTTTGGATGAATCTACCTCAAATTTGATACTGAGCATGGAGTGCTTCACTATGAGGTAATGCTGATCGAGCATTCAAGT
The nucleotide sequence above comes from Penicillium digitatum chromosome 1, complete sequence. Encoded proteins:
- a CDS encoding NADPH-dependent 1-acyl dihydroxyacetone phosphate reductase, putative, encoding MAPIIVLITGANRGLGQGLVKGFAAELDHINASAAIRDPAHTTAQALAELSKGKGSHVIIVKYETSVEQSAFDSVRETTDQGIGHLDIVVANAGIAELCPIVEDVKSTGKPIYAIVGSGASGLAYVCSDLGHSRWKLVVSKHQTPVRSAACGASKSIVNWYGVRINAENEWLNAFVLDPGWVQTAMDNAATQLWGLEVAPGSYGSSITGMVEVLSIGTKEQYGGKVVRFLGEVQEG
- a CDS encoding Thermophilic desulfurizing enzyme family protein; amino-acid sequence: MSQSSVPATDPAVYAEYETTWSNLPDTEEGWIFRARDVSEVLAKDAAQRDQENKSPRAEVALLKHSGLTKLLGPKKYGGGEQSWSVGYRVIREVAKADGSIGMLLGYHLLWSTIANLVGTPEQADQTHQLIISNNYFVGGAVNPRDSDLKITPDGEQIVFTGNKHFNTGGVVSDLTVLEGVLDGTQDHIFALVETRQPGIQFAHNWHNIGLRLTESGGVKIENVRASWSDALGWDAATKKPRDDTLNIAFSTLLLPTIQLVFSNFYLGIALGALDFASKYTKTATRAWPFGGDNKESATDEFYILERYGNFFAHLRATEALADRAGDQLSGLYARYQAQKSGLTAQERGEVAEWVASIKVVATDVGLIVTSGVFEVTGARATASKVGLDRFWRDIRVHSLHDPVAYKNRELGRYALLHELPEPSWYT
- a CDS encoding 60S ribosomal protein uL30 — its product is MAAITSVPTQNQVLVPETLLKKRKSQEAARAERRAEAEKTKKANKEKRGVIFKRAESYVQEYRTAEREKIRLNRVARQEGSFYVEGEPKLVFVVRIKGINKIAPKPRKILQLLRLLQINSGTFIRLTKATQEMLTIVNPYIAYGYPNLKSVRELLYKRGYGKVDKQRTPLTDNQIIEEHLGKFGIVCMEDLIHEIYTVGPNFKQANNFLWPFKLSNPNGGFRTRKFKHYIEGGDTGNREENINGLIRQMN
- a CDS encoding Xanthine-guanine phosphoribosyl transferase Xpt1, putative, whose amino-acid sequence is MSDDQKQYVTYNEVHKLCKNSAEEILKFKPDLMIAIGGGGYIPARILRSFLKKPGNPNIPIQAIGLSLYEDLGKGGAEEAPGTEVKRLQWLDMSSSEMANLVGKNVLIVDEVDDTRTTLQYAVEELEKDVKEARKLLGPEDEKKNLETNFFVFVLHNKKKAKKGELPKEMTENDKRYLAAVTTGDVWICYPWEAENIEEHDALAKKSPIVDISGKSPIVTEPSTKVA
- a CDS encoding EAP30, with the translated sequence MSRRGVGLGAFASRTQATQSYAAHGANLRSKHTSSLQTQLSVFQSLLHTFALEHSSTIKSNPTFRAEFARMCNTIGVDPLAASNIKGKNGRRGLGEGASFWTQIMGGDMNDFYFEVAVRVVELCRETRSENGGLIGVEECRKRVGKGKAIGSGLEVSDDDILRAVRSLEPLGSGFSVVKVGSKQYIRSIPKELNTDQATVLEVIQVLGFVSVSMLCLNLKWEKARAQTVIDDLLADGLVWLDAQGPEEEYWSPQNLLEDSG
- a CDS encoding Short-chain dehydrogenase/reductase SDR → MTRAVQTLSVLLLVSSLYLSLFLGLVPLNETVQAEVIPVLPFYALIVFACYLLARLGVAIFTFNDVPEAHAELQKEIELAKVELRQGKVEVD